AActaatttattatcttttggTACGTATCACTTAAAGAGTATTGATTTATTTGGTTTCTTATATGCTTTGGCTCTTGGATGAAACTATATATAGAGCTTGTATGAGTGTATATAAGTAGGCCACTCTCTAACTATGTCAACCTAAGTGGCAGATACCTCTGAACAGAAGACACTTTCATAATTGTGCtgcagagagagagagagagatggaTGTCGCGATATCCTTGGAATTGGAGCCACTAATGCAGAGGAATGATCATGGAATGTTCTTTTCTAGTGGTAATTTTGTCTGCAGTTTGAATGCAAGAGACAGGAAAATTGTTTGTGTCACCGGTGGAAACTCCTACTTTGGTTCTCACTTGATCAAGAAGCTTTTGGCATATGGTTACCTTGTTCGAgttattattcaaaatcaaggTACACAAGCCAATCAATCCTCTTTTTCCTTATACTTGTGCAGTTCCAATTTGTGTCTTGCTAAAACTTACAAGTTACTCCTGTTTGAGTAGCTAATCTTGAGGATATGAAGGAGTTAATGAGGGAAGAAATGAAGCAACTGGAAAGTGTTGTGGTGGCAAGAATGGATGATTTAGATAGCCTCTGCAATGCTTTTAGAGGTTGTCATGTTGTTTTCCACACATCATCTTTCATTGATCCACGAGGGATCTCTGGATACACGGTTAGTCATAATATTCTCTCTTAgtttataaaatgataaaccAATAACTTTTGTTCGAATCATATGATCGATTACGTAAAAGTATAAAATATGAACAGAAATTTCTTTAAATTCCACCTAGTGCAGCAGCtctgttttgaaaaaaaatctagtAAACAAAATTCAACCTGTGTAAATCTCAAAGATATATGATTCAGGAACAAATGGCATTTATTGAAGCTGAAGCAGCAAAGAATGTCATAGAAGCTTGTGGCAGGGCAGCATATGTTAAAAGATGCGTTTTCACCTCTTCTCTACTTGCATGCATCTGGAAAAATGACCTGCCAAACGTCATAGATGAGAGCTCTTGGAGTGATGAGACATTCTGTAGAGAACACAAGGTATACTTGTTAGCCTTCGTTCTTCTTTTTTGCCTAAAAGGCAGACGGAATACAAAGAGAATTAAAATGTATACATGTAATACCATCATTTACTCTCACTGACTCTAGATACTGGATTCACCTCTACAATTAATCGTCTCTACTATTTAAAATCTTAGCTTTGGCTAGCATTGGCCAAGACCAGGGCAGAAAAGGCTGCTTGGTGGAAAGCAAGGGAGATGAAGGTGAAACTTGTTACCGTATGCCCTGGACTTCTCATGGCACCATCTTTCCCAAACGCTCACCTTGAAACTTCTGTCCCGTACCTCAAAGGTATTTTTTCACACAATCAATAATCtataacttaaaaaattttCTGCTATTGGAAAAGAGATAATTAGCAATTGCAACTCTATTTTGcatcaaactaataaaatagATTGAGAATTGATCGATTTGTTAATGTTTAACTGTAGGTGGTGATTTCATGCTAAGACAAGGAACTCTAGCAACTGAAGATGTAAGTAAAGTGGCAGAAGCACATATTTACGTCTATGAAGATATGGATTATGGAGGGTGTGGAAGATATATTTGCTTTGGAAAAATAGTTGAAACATTGGAAGAGGCCATAcaacttgaaaatgggttgaatATAGGTGGCCACTTGTCTGGGGATCAAAGCCCTCTTGCAGTAGCAGTTGATAATAATGAAATTCCTCCCAAAATTACTAAGTCAAAGCTCAGTAGATTACTATTCCATGCGTCACAACGCCTTCCTTGCAAACAGTGAATAGTATTATTACAGAAAACGTATATATAGCAATTAGAGATGTGCAGTCAGCAATTTATACAAAGGTAATGTTCTAGACAATAAATTTGCGTCgagaaaataatgataaaaaattataataataatcatatttatcattttaaagtGCGAGTATTAcaatttttatgatttctttgaaTTCGCCTTTTTAAatataagaattttaaaatttgttcttgaatctccgataaatttgaacttgaactttatctttgACTTTTAGTTGAATTCAAAGTTTGACTtgtttgaattcttaaacttttagCTTTATAGAAAATTTTATGGCCTTTGTAATACGGATTTTCTCGAGctttttgtttagaattttctgttCCCAATTATGAGAACCTCTAtgtatagttttagaatagatgAGTTGCACTTGGAACACTTCGGCCAATTAGATTTAAGTGATATATATGAGGAGCGGGCTTGTCAtacatgtcatgattctattttatttcttatttaatttgacATGCCACATCATTTGTTCACATGGCGTCAAGATGAACCtctaaaatgaaataagatgaAATTGGGCTCATACGGTaactaaatcaattaattttaacttttattaaattcatatttgtttgCAAGAAATATGTTGTTTACCTAAAGCACGTAACATAATATTTCTACTAAAAAGTggatgttattattatttaaaaatcaaaataaaattaattaatttttaactgtttaaagttattattttcttgaaagtaAGCCATAGCCCATATTATTAATTAGAAACAaattactaataaaaatatatttctaataatTAGACGTGTGaaagggaaatgggagaaaatTTCTAGGCACTCCACGACTAAACGACTGTAAAGAATTGTAGAAGAGACAACGACTATGACTATGAGAATTAAATGATCCAAGATGGGCAGATTACTGGTCTAACATTCTCATTCCTCCCCATATGGGCTCCCGCTCCGATGTTGTTGACCATTTCAAGCGCAAGTTCTACCATCGTTACATTGTTAGTATTCCCTCTTATTCTATTTGACTCATCATACTGAATAAAACGGAACACATATAGCAGACTCCACTTGGTTTTAGATTTGGTGCTTAGTTTGATGAATTTGcgtatacaattatatacatatacaattcacgtCTCTCCCCCTCTCTCATTCGCCtatctcctccctctcccaatctcgctcgccctatatacaaatgcacatgtataatatacaattatatacatatacaattcacctctctcccgcTCTATGTCctctctcgcttgcctctctcctccctctcacAATCTcgttcgcctctctcctctctctctctctctcgcttgacatatatacaaatacaaatgtataatatacaattatctaaccgatatacatatacaattcatattTCTCCCATTCTTTTCCcactctctctcctctctctcagtctcgctcgcctctctcctctatataacatgtagctacgatttataattatcaaactatagctagaGTAATTAAGCTATTTTAAGTggttatatatgaaagtttccCTATTATATATTAGTTGTTTTTTTACGACCTTATTATGTTAGttaaataatgttaatttttctctctttaggtaGAAGTTGAAATCCATGAAATTTCGTTTGAGTAATAGAGAGAATAATTAAAAAGCaaaagtgtttttcttttttaacaatttaagttttttgAATAAGATAGTCATAAGAAAaaggtaaattcaagatttaAGTTTTATGGGTACCTTTTAAGTTTTTAGCCTTGAATGGTTTAAcccattatatttttattgttacaGAGTCATGTATACTATTTGTTGACAGTTGACATGgagtttaagaatataaaaaatacttttgaatcttgtggtccttaaagttaggtcaaatgtacaaaattgtctTTTGATTTTGTGGCCTTAACATGCCACAtggaaaactgaaattaaaatgttaccaaaaaaagaaataagtcattcttttttaaacaaactaaaagggaaagaaagtcacttttttttttaaatggagggagcaatattttacatataaatttagtgtaaattacataaattccaTAGTTTTAATACGAAATTATAATCTATACCTAATAAGTTTCTACTTTAAGcccttaaaaattaaaaaatcggATACAATAATTGAAGCTCGGATAATGTAGCTCGAACACGTTAAATACtatacataatatgtagttcagatacattaaatactgactcgaatacattaatatttagctcaaatacattaaaaattagcTTGCATACATAATATGTATCTCGGATTTATTAAATACTCgctcaaatacattaatatgcaGCTCAGCTgcatttaagaaataataaattttgaagatttttaaaAGTAGTAGGggataattgaaataaataaaacaaaaaatatgtatttctataatttgtctataaatttatgtttcacaacaaaaaaatttaatacgaTGTTAGTACTCTGCACCCTCTTTCTTTATACATACTTTACCAAAGTAGGCAGAGATGTTGAGTTTGAGCTCGATGCCActgattattcaaaaaaaaatcatgctcgaataaaaaagaatcaaatccGCATAACATAGGCGAATTCAGAATTAAGAATTTAGGGGTTCTAAATTTCTTTAATAActatcaattaaattttttagggATTAAcaaatgatatacatatatatttgtttaattttctaGTACAAAATAAGATTTACCAAAAAGCTATAAATCTAAATCAATGAACCCCACCTAGCTCCGACTTGCATATAAAGGGGTATTTTAGATgacattatttaaataaattaaaaaaaatgcattttctaataattaatatttttagataaaataTTCTGAGGACGTGTTAAAAAGACATGCTATTTAAAGCAAGTTTCACAACTTACAGCCACGCATAACCATTggcaaatttttaaaaaaaatataattatatgattatattagttattttaatcctaaataaaaaaaaggatattctcatattatatttaataagtattaaatatgAGTATATCCCTTTTTATTTAGGATTAGAATAACTTGGGGCTTATTTAATGGACCTTTGACCCAAGCTGAAACTTATTGTAGTGGGCTAGAAATAAGTGAAAGATCCGAATCCAACCCAAATTCGTATCCGGTTCAGCCTCAAATCCTTGCCGCGCTCTTACCCTCTCTTTTCATTCGAAGCGGACACAAACTTGTATTTACCCGTCGAAATCAAATTGTatgttctctttttcttcatatatatttttcttgccGTCTCCCTAATTATACCAAAACCCTAATCTTCGTCGAATGAATTATAATGGTAAAGAACGAATTTtgttaattgaattataatattttgttagGATATCATAGTTTTTGATGAACTTTTTTTTGCCCTACAAAATTTACGTTCTTAATTTCGTTATATATGATAATGGCTTGAATTGTAATTAGGTTTACTAATTTGCATGTGAGTGGTATGGATTACTAGTTAATTATGAATAACTTCCTTGAATTATGTAGTGGCATGCAAGTTGATCAGCATGACAAGCATAGAGTAGGGCTAAATTTTAGACTTTAAGGATTCTATTTGAATATTCCTTTTTAAAATCTCTTTTAACTTGAATAACTTTTCTTGGTGATTAGTTGTTTAGTGTAATGGATGCACTGAACGTTTGAGTTAATTGGTAAATTCTATGTGTAGTTAATTACTCACATTGCGTAGGAATTAGTCTATGTTTATCATATGGAGATTGTTAAGGTAATCTCACCATAGTTGTTGAATAGAACTTCACGTGGTTGGCGCACCCCTTTCCCAGGGGGCAGTGAGAGGATTAGCATATAAACAAGAGAAAGTACTTCAAATGAACATCTATATAGGATGTCCCCAGAATTTCAAAGGTGTAATTGTTTTCTCCTGGTAAAAAGATACAAAGGTTCtagacatatatataatttggataggcacacacgcacacacataTGAGATTTTTATGGATTAATACTTTTCAGAACTGTTCAGAAGatctttctctttcttgagTTTGCCATTGCTGGCACTTGAACTAAAAATTTCTAACTTGCATAGCGTCAGTATCACTTCTGCAAGTAATATAAACACGTTTGTGTCAGCTCGTGAGTGTAGAAAGCTCCTAATGGGTTTTCAATTTTCATTGTAGGAGGAATGTTTAGAAAGCCAGATGAATTTGAACAGAGTCAATGTTGGGGTACCATTTTGTTCTGGAGGAACCTACTTATTCCAGGAGGCATCAGATCTCCTCCAGCTTAATAGCACAGGTTCACAACAGCGTGAGAAACAAGATGATAATCAGATCGAGAGTACTAATGATCAAACAAGGGTTCATGTGGATGGAATGATTGGAAATAGAATGTAAGttctaaattgatttttgttttttccatGGAGAAACTAGTTAAAACCTGGACATATGATATCATGTGAATGATACACTTGTCTACTTAactttgtaaaattattttcctttgcaGCAAGAGTTTTATGTGGAAAAGGAATTTGGACATGGGCAAGCAGGTGTTCAACAATTTGGCTGACTTGAGTAGTCAGCCATCTGCAGATGCAGTTTGTAAGGTCTGTTTCTTTGGTGGTTATTATATATAACGCCGAGAAACATGTCGAATTCTCTTGTCACGTGATTCTTTAATTGGAATTTTTTTCGAGGATTGTTCATAGTCCATTGCTTTATGAATGAACTCTTCATCACAGCTAAGAGTTTGCTTTTGTTGGTTGACTAATGTTTCATTTTTGGTCTGAACTGCTTCATTGAGTTGAGCTCATTTGTTTTGAATTAAAACAGCAGGATCATGTGCGGGGGATACCTTCACGTGAATATCAAAACTTATTCCAGCAAGAAGCATGTTATCCACAAGTATGGCAGGATGAGGCACTTTGTTGCAGTTCAAATTTGCAATCTGTACATCATGATCACTTAACGGCTTCTTGTATGACTGACAGCTTACTCCAAACAGGTGagtttttgacaatttttttagcTTTGAAAGTGGCAAGTAGCTTTGCACCCTCACATGGATCTATCTTTTCTGttttcctctctctctctctctctctcatttaCGTGTGACATTTGATGCGTTGCAACTTAAAATTCTTAGGTATTACTTTTGATACAGAATTATCAGCTAATAAGCCAGGTGAATTGGGAGAAGTACTTTCCTCGGTCAGTGTGTCATATGTTTCCAAAGAGATTGCTGATTCGCCATTCTCATCTGTTACTGTATGTTCCGAAGGAGAATGGAATGCCAATAAGGAACCCTATGAAGATGGACTAACATATTCAGATAACGGTTTTCTAAGTATTTCCGAGTCAGTATCAAAAAGTCCAATTAAGCCGCAGTATTCAGATGAAGGTAATTTCTATTTCTTATGaactttttttaatgttttagtttttaaatgTACTTACATTCTCCACGACTTGTactacttatttatttttgtgcttgtagtcacttattatacttgcttttttTGCTTGATTTGGTCAGTTGAATTCAATCTCAGAAACTGTGGAAGATACCTGGAGACTAATCAGAATATTCATCATGACAACGTTCCAGCATTACATGGACAAAGTGTAGATTCGTCTCATCTGAATCGTCGGCCTTCAGAATCGGAAGTTAATTGGTTTTCTAAAGACTACACTTTGCCAACTGCAGTGTCTTATCAGCTGcctaattcaagatcatatgGGTATTTGGTGGAGCAAGATGCTACTATGAATAATGTATCAAGACAAAGATCGACTTTATCCAGTGTATTACAG
This window of the Solanum pennellii chromosome 2, SPENNV200 genome carries:
- the LOC107010403 gene encoding cinnamoyl-CoA reductase-like SNL6 — its product is MDVAISLELEPLMQRNDHGMFFSSGNFVCSLNARDRKIVCVTGGNSYFGSHLIKKLLAYGYLVRVIIQNQANLEDMKELMREEMKQLESVVVARMDDLDSLCNAFRGCHVVFHTSSFIDPRGISGYTEQMAFIEAEAAKNVIEACGRAAYVKRCVFTSSLLACIWKNDLPNVIDESSWSDETFCREHKLWLALAKTRAEKAAWWKAREMKVKLVTVCPGLLMAPSFPNAHLETSVPYLKGGDFMLRQGTLATEDVSKVAEAHIYVYEDMDYGGCGRYICFGKIVETLEEAIQLENGLNIGGHLSGDQSPLAVAVDNNEIPPKITKSKLSRLLFHASQRLPCKQ